Proteins encoded within one genomic window of Pirellulales bacterium:
- the pyrF gene encoding orotidine-5'-phosphate decarboxylase, producing MLSFGERLAEAVRRRGTSVLVGLDPRIEQLPEIVRKRAGDSASEQAAAYREFCQGVIDVVAPLVPAVKPQAAFFEELGPAGMQALADVIRYARDRGLLVIVDGKRNDIGSTATAYARAYLGAESSAWGADALTVSPYLGADSIEPFVEVGRQRGAGIFVLVKTSNSGGGQFQDLACEGRPLYRHVAEFVERLATAGAGASGYGDVGAVVGATWPEQLAELRQAMPHAWLLIPGFGSQGGTAQHVAAGFDSRGLGAIVNNSRGIIFAHARPEFAGRFKPAEWQQAVEAATREMIAQLPRVASGK from the coding sequence ATGTTGTCCTTCGGCGAGCGATTGGCGGAAGCGGTTCGGCGGCGCGGGACGAGCGTCCTGGTCGGGCTCGATCCGCGAATCGAGCAGCTTCCAGAGATCGTTCGCAAGCGGGCTGGGGATTCGGCGAGCGAGCAGGCCGCCGCGTATCGGGAGTTTTGCCAAGGGGTGATCGATGTGGTCGCGCCGCTCGTGCCGGCCGTTAAGCCACAGGCGGCATTTTTCGAGGAGCTGGGGCCGGCGGGAATGCAGGCGTTGGCCGACGTGATCCGCTACGCCCGCGATCGCGGTCTGCTCGTGATCGTCGACGGCAAGCGAAACGATATCGGCTCGACCGCAACGGCTTACGCCCGAGCTTATCTGGGGGCCGAATCAAGCGCTTGGGGCGCCGATGCGCTGACGGTCAGCCCGTATCTGGGGGCCGACAGCATCGAGCCGTTCGTCGAGGTGGGGCGCCAGCGCGGGGCGGGGATCTTCGTGCTCGTAAAGACGTCGAACTCTGGCGGAGGACAGTTTCAGGACCTCGCGTGCGAAGGCCGGCCGCTCTATCGGCACGTGGCCGAGTTCGTCGAGCGGCTGGCGACGGCCGGGGCCGGGGCGAGTGGCTACGGCGACGTGGGGGCGGTCGTTGGGGCGACCTGGCCCGAGCAGTTGGCCGAGCTGCGACAGGCGATGCCACATGCCTGGCTGTTGATCCCCGGCTTCGGCAGCCAAGGGGGAACGGCTCAACACGTGGCGGCGGGATTCGATTCGCGAGGGCTAGGGGCGATCGTGAACAATTCGCGCGGAATCATCTTCGCCCACGCGCGGCCGGAATTCGCTGGGCGTTTCAAGCCGGCCGAGTGGCAGCAGGCCGTCGAAGCCGCGACGCGCGAGATGATCGCGCAGTTGCCGCGAGTGGCGAGTGGCAAGTAG